In Chitinophagaceae bacterium, the genomic window TACTATAGTTACCATTAATCCAAAAGCGCCGTACCATTCCATAAATTTTGGTGCTCCCATTGCAGATCCCTGCTCTATCATATCAAAATCCAAAATAAGGTTAAGCGCTGCAATAGCTGTTACCAGTAAAGAAAAACCTATACCTATTGGCGTGCCCTGGTGCAAAAAAGGAAGGCTTTGAACGCCAAACATATGCAACACAATGGTGATTAAATAGAAAATTGCAATGCCTGCCGTAGCTGCAATAATTACCGACTTAAATTTTTGCGTGGCCTTAATTATTTTAAAACTATAAAGCAAATACATGGCAATGGCCACGGCAAAAGTTAAGCCTACTGCATTAATTACAATATTGGGTGCCGTTTCTGCAAATGCAAAATTATACATGGCAGAAATAGCGCCAAGGAACAAGCCCTGGCAAAGTGCATACAACGGTGCAAGGTAAGGAGCCCATGTTTTTTTAAAAGTAATAACCATAGCAATAACAAACCCGGCAATTGCCCCTCCAATAATTAGTGGCATTGCATTACCGCCTTCGGAAAATTCCCGCCATGAATACACCGAGGTTCCAATTACCATCAAACATAAAAATCCAAATTTTTGTAAAGTACCCTTTACCGTCATGGCATTTTCGTTAAGCACAATGCCATCCAATACAGTGCTGGTAAACTTGTTTTCCTGCAGGGTGGGGTTACCCGATTTAAAAAGACTCATATCTGATAATTTAAAATTATACTGTAAAAATAAAACCTTATTCCTAAAATTAGTAAAAATTATAGTTAAAGCATCATTTCTTTACCTTTGCCCTATGCAAGAACTGCTTAATAAATTAGCCGCCTATAAAAATGAGATTAACGCTGAAAATGTAGCTACAAAAGATGCGCTAGAGGCCTTTAGGATCAAATACCTTGGTACAAAAGGATTAGTGAAAAATGTAATGGGTGAAATGAAAACTGTGACGCCTGAAAACAAAAGGGAAGCAGGGCAGGCTTTAAATGATTTTAAAATTTTTATTGAAGAAAAATTTGAGG contains:
- a CDS encoding Bax inhibitor-1/YccA family protein, with protein sequence MSLFKSGNPTLQENKFTSTVLDGIVLNENAMTVKGTLQKFGFLCLMVIGTSVYSWREFSEGGNAMPLIIGGAIAGFVIAMVITFKKTWAPYLAPLYALCQGLFLGAISAMYNFAFAETAPNIVINAVGLTFAVAIAMYLLYSFKIIKATQKFKSVIIAATAGIAIFYLITIVLHMFGVQSLPFLHQGTPIGIGFSLLVTAIAALNLILDFDMIEQGSAMGAPKFMEWYGAFGLMVTIVWLYLEILRLLSKLSSRN